The Salvia splendens isolate huo1 chromosome 21, SspV2, whole genome shotgun sequence genome includes a window with the following:
- the LOC121784085 gene encoding zinc finger MYM-type protein 1-like encodes MEKYFGKRPRILDSCPELEAQNAEENLRENDDINESEIKADPGLRKPIAEYGVNIRDRIRREYVTKGPCQPKGNIFQKTHQGKDNRSFIDAWYKDYDWLEYSEAKHAAYCFYCFLFKLGYVAPGDEAFTSCGFSNWKKALEKFKAHVGDKSSAHNKARIEYENFVNQRQSVTYVVSRGMTTKEKEYRIRLTATVDVVHFLLIQVLPYRGYDESSTSLNKGNFLELLEWYGLRNDEVGKVILKNAPRNNQMTSPSVQKDMANACAVETTLDILGELGDIHFSILVDESRDCSTKEQMAIVIRFVNKDGQIIERFLALVHVKKTTSVCLKEATDSVFAKFKLSLSRLRGQGYDGASNMRGECNGLKALILKENPSAWYVHCFAHQLQLVCVAVCDKGSL; translated from the coding sequence ATGGAGAAATATTTTGGAAAAAGACCAAGAATTTTGGATTCTTGTCCAGAACTAGAAGCACAGAATGCTGAAGAAAATTTGAGGGAGAATGATGATATAAATGAAAGTGAAATCAAGGCTGATCCTGGTTTGCGAAAACCAATTGCAGAATATGGTGTGAATATCCGGGATCGTATTCGTAGAGAATATGTAACAAAAGGCCCTTGTCAACCAAAGggtaatatttttcaaaaaacgCATCAAGGAAAAGATAATAGGAGTTTTATAGATGCTTGGTACAAAGATTATGATTGGTTAGAATATAGTGAAGCGAAACATGCCGCATATTGCTTTTACTGTTTTCTTTTCAAGCTTGGTTATGTGGCACCGGGAGATGAAGCCTTCACTAGTTGTGGTTTTTCTAATTGGAAAAAAGCACTAGAAAAATTCAAGGCGCATGTTGGGGATAAAAGTAGTGCACACAACAAAGCAAggatagaatatgaaaattttgtCAATCAAAGGCAAAGTGTGACTTATGTTGTAAGTAGAGGTATGACAACAAAAGAAAAGGAATATCGAATTCGATTGACTGCAACTGTTGATGTAGTTCATTTTCTTTTGATTCAAGTTTTGCCTTATAGGGGATATGACGAGTCATCTACGTCTTTGAACAAAGGTAATTTTCTTGAGTTATTAGAATGGTATGGTTTGAGGAATGATGAAGTTGGTAAAGTGATTTTGAAAAATGCCCCTAGAAATAACCAAATGACTTCTCCATCAGTCCAAAAAGATATGGCTAATGCTTGTGCGGTGGAAACCACACTTGATATATTGGGAGAACTTGGAGACATACACTTTTCAATCCTAGTTGATGAGTCACGTGATTGCTCAACAAAGGAGCAAATGGCAATTGTCATAAGATTTGTGAACAAGGATGGCCAGATAATTGAAAGGTTTTTAGCTTTGGTTCATGTCAAAAAAACTACATCAGTTTGTTTGAAAGAGGCAACTGACTCCGTATTTGCTAAGTTTAAGTTATCTTTGTCAAGATTGAGAGGCCAAGGATACGATGGAGCATCAAACATGCGAGGTGAATGCAATGGATTGAAAGCACTAATTTTAAAGGAAAATCCATCAGCTTGGTATGTCCATTGTTTTGCCCACCAACTTCAATTGGTATGTGTGGCCGTGTGTGATaaaggttccttgtga